Proteins encoded within one genomic window of Dyadobacter chenhuakuii:
- a CDS encoding isoamylase early set domain-containing protein, whose product MALTKQFVKSKSLYKVTFTVPAEAAVEVKKVALVGEFNGWNPEEAIALKKQKDGSFKTSLELASGEYQFRYILDDEKWENDWEADKYVAAGVDATAENSVVVL is encoded by the coding sequence ATGGCATTAACAAAGCAATTTGTAAAGAGTAAATCACTTTATAAAGTAACATTTACAGTTCCCGCAGAAGCAGCAGTTGAAGTAAAAAAAGTTGCGTTGGTTGGCGAGTTTAACGGATGGAATCCTGAGGAAGCAATCGCATTGAAAAAGCAAAAAGACGGCTCATTCAAAACAAGTCTTGAACTTGCTTCAGGTGAGTATCAGTTCCGTTATATCCTTGACGACGAGAAGTGGGAAAATGACTGGGAAGCAGACAAATACGTAGCTGCCGGCGTTGACGCAACTGCTGAAAATTCAGTTGTTGTATTGTAA
- a CDS encoding hydroxypyruvate isomerase family protein, with product MLRRNFVKSSLGLAGAAIAAGDAFATAPTAKNKFKLKYASHFGMFQNSAGKDVIDQLKFMADQGFMALEDNGMMGRPKEQQEAIAKEMTRLGMEMGVFVVDKGGNGANTLAAGKQEYIDIFLNGCKKAVETAKRVNAKWMTVVPGDFERNLPIGVQTGHVIDALRRGAEILEPHGLVMVLEPLSDSPNLFLRTSDQTYEICRGVNSKSCKILYDIYHMQKNEGRLLYNIDRTWSEIDYFQIGDEPGRKEPTTGEINYKNIFKYIYDRSKKENKSFIMGMEHGNFSPGKEGEEALIKAYVESDSFTI from the coding sequence ATGCTCCGCAGAAATTTTGTAAAATCTTCCCTTGGTCTGGCTGGTGCAGCAATTGCAGCAGGAGATGCTTTCGCAACGGCGCCAACGGCTAAAAATAAATTCAAGCTTAAATACGCATCCCACTTCGGCATGTTTCAGAACAGCGCCGGAAAAGATGTGATTGATCAGCTGAAATTTATGGCTGACCAGGGTTTTATGGCATTGGAAGATAACGGCATGATGGGCCGTCCGAAGGAGCAACAGGAAGCCATAGCCAAGGAAATGACGCGCCTGGGCATGGAAATGGGCGTTTTTGTGGTGGATAAGGGTGGAAACGGAGCCAATACATTAGCGGCAGGCAAGCAGGAGTACATTGATATTTTCTTAAATGGCTGCAAAAAAGCAGTGGAAACAGCCAAGCGCGTAAATGCGAAATGGATGACGGTTGTACCGGGAGATTTTGAAAGGAATTTACCCATCGGCGTGCAAACCGGCCATGTGATCGATGCATTGCGCCGCGGTGCAGAAATCCTTGAACCGCATGGATTGGTAATGGTTTTAGAGCCGCTAAGCGATTCGCCTAACCTCTTCCTGAGAACTTCCGACCAGACTTACGAAATCTGCCGCGGTGTGAACAGCAAGTCCTGCAAGATCTTGTACGACATTTATCACATGCAGAAAAACGAAGGACGCCTGCTTTACAACATTGACCGGACTTGGAGCGAAATCGATTATTTCCAGATTGGGGATGAGCCAGGCCGCAAAGAGCCGACAACAGGAGAAATTAACTATAAGAATATTTTCAAATACATTTACGACCGCAGCAAGAAAGAAAACAAGTCGTTCATTATGGGCATGGAGCACGGCAATTTCTCACCGGGCAAAGAAGGGGAGGAAGCGCTTATCAAGGCTTATGTAGAGAGCGACAGCTTTACGATCTAA